A single window of Aphidius gifuensis isolate YNYX2018 linkage group LG1, ASM1490517v1, whole genome shotgun sequence DNA harbors:
- the LOC122856658 gene encoding protein ECT2 isoform X5, with product MEEQSVQCSITDINSEEPAKSEVLQSDQPRKNRICLIGDIRNNSLISAAAQKFGVPVLTSDTGIEYSGDDKVYCTYFVLQSFDGSVYEALPKKSHRILGPTALLQLANRGDALPRIHRPMYSISLLGKVIVFTGFRNKSELSSLVHKIHGMGGSIKNEMSERVTHLIANCYASDDKYKYALIFKLSIMSKNWIDQLWEERDNPIIFGDNEAITSRNKLPLFFNSKICFFGFPEEEKIHMVEVLEQQGGTPIDINGPECTHVVVDESNSNILQELGKMDVVKGDSVASSCRRRAQIVKAEWFWTSVQNQDIAHERDYKINLESVMSPSAFARRDSQQTSTPTSASTKRKRKRFPENIVSLIQNAESPTVYKRRSSISDAGFLSVSGSFLDATASPDKHALDEVEAANTGPKKDKPRRYPVFLELLNTEKNYVEILNAIITFQKQLDDLIDTPGELINATERKLIFGNVSIIHDTHKKMLEEFKHHCTNWKDDTSIGAIYLSHLPGLVKVYPPYINFLSNAYETLKKLDAERPRFHAFLKICQSKPQSQRQPLHELLLRPFQRLGSTILLLEEIHRHTDINNPDHSSLKLAIEGLKKATSHVDEDKRKTEEQVSIFCIFNDIDNCPAYLVSSHRSFIDKYEVIDLNKDLSGRGTHLTLFLFSDTLEICKKKSKFNSLKSPNMMNGTNIVNGSNTMTKHNQEKLYRHVEMLSLRDVKKVFDIQETEGCSNVFALKVRSNQEIKEKLFSFAMTDERSNKTNFLKSLCRQMANTICIADADIFLISLHSSDLKIDTSEVATGTLGKAFKSLFHNFYLEYMDPYVFRLIYY from the exons ATGGAAGAGCAAAGCGTTCAATGCAGTATCACCGATATAAATAGTGAAGAGCCAGCAAAGAGTgaag taTTACAATCAGATCAACCACGTAAAAATCGTATATGTTTAATTGGCGATAttagaaataattcattaattagtGCTGCTGCACAAAAATTTGGAGTACCTGTATTAACATCTGATACTGGTATTGAATACAGTGGTGATGACAAAGTATATTGTACATATTTTGTACTACAATCATTCGATGGAAGTGTTTATGAAGCACTTCCAAAAAAATCTCacag aaTACTTGGACCAACTGCTCTATTACAATTAGCAAATAGAGGAGATGCACTTCCACGAATACACCGGCCAATGTATTCAATATCATTGCTTGGAAAAGTTATTGTATTTACAGGTTTTAGAAATAAATCTGaattg tcatCATTGGTCCATAAAATTCATGGTATGGGAGGAAgcattaaaaatgaaatgagtGAACGAGTTACACATTTAATTGCAAATTGTTATGCTAGCGatgacaaatataaatatgctcttatatttaaattatcaataatgtcaaaaaattggaTTGATCAATTGTGGGAAGAACGTGATAATCCAATAATATTTGGAGACAATGAAGCAATTACTTCTCGTAATAAATTAccactattttttaattcaaaaatatgcTTTTTTGGTTTTCCTGAAGaggaaaaaattcatatgGTTGAAGTACTTGAGCAACAAGGTGGTACTCCAATTGATATTAATGGCCCAGAGTGTACACATGTt gttGTTGATGAATCTAATTCAAATATACTACAAGAATTGGGAAAAATGGATGTTGTTAAGGGTGATTCAGTGGCATCAAGTTGTCGAAGACGTGCACAAATTGTTAAGGCTGAATGGTTTTGGACATCTGTACAAAACCAAGATATTGCTCATGAAAGAGATTACAAAATT aATTTGGAATCAGTTATGTCACCTAGTGCATTTGCAAGAAGAGATAGCCAACAAACATCAACACCAACATCAGCATCAACAAAAAGAAAACGTAAACGTTTTCCAGAAAATATTGTTAGTTTAATTCAAAATGCTGAATCACCAACTGTTTATAAAAGAAGATCAAGTATAAGTGATGCTGGATTTCTAAGTGTTAGTGGAAGTTTCTTGGATGCTACTGCAAGTCCAGACAAACATGCGCTTGACG AAGTTGAAGCTGCAAATACTGGACCAAAAAAAGACAAGCCTCGACGATATCCAGTTTTCTTAGAACTTCTTAatacggaaaaaaattatgttgaaaTTCTCAATGCAATAATAACg tttcaaaaacaattggatgatttaattgatacACCAGGTGAATTGATAAATGCAACAGaacgtaaattaatatttggtAATGTATCAATAATTCATGATActcataaaaaaatgttggaaGAATTTAAACATCATTGTACAAATTGGAAAGATGATACAAGTATTGGAGCAATATATTTATCACATTTACCTGGATTAGTTAAAGTATATCCAccgtatataaattttttatcaaatgcatatgaaacattaaaaaaattagatgcaGAAAGACCAAGATTTcatgcatttttaaaaatatgtcaatCAAAACCACAAAGTCAAAGACAACCAttacatgaattattattgcgTCCATTTCAAAGATTAggatcaacaatattattacttgAAGAAATACATCGTCATACTGATATTAATAATCCTGATCATAGCTCACTTAAATTAGCAATTGAAGGattaaaaaaagcaacatCACATGTTGAtgaagataaaagaaaaactgaAGAACAAGTatcaatattttgtatatttaatgatattgataattgtCCAGCATATTTAGTATCATCACATCgttcatttattgataaatatgaagttatagatttaaataaagaCTTGAGTGGACGTGGTACtcatttaacattatttttattttctgatacattagaaatatgtaaaaaaaaatcaaaatttaattcacttAAAAGTCCAAATATGATGAATGGTACAAATATTGTCAATGGCTCAAATACAATGACAAAACATAATCAAGAAAAACTTTATAGACATGTTGAAATGTTATCATTGAGAGatgttaaaaaagtttttgataTACAAGAAACTGAAGGATGTTCAAATGTTTTTGCTTTGAAAGTTAGAAGTAATCaggaaattaaagaaaaattattttcatttgcaatGACTGATGAAAGaagtaataaaacaaattttcttaaatCTTTGTGCCGACAAATGGCAAATACAATTTGCATAGCTGACgca gatatatttttaatttcattacattcaagtgatttaaaaattgacacaaGTGAAGTTGCAACGGGGACACTTGGTAAAGCATTTAA gagtctatttcataatttttatctggAGTATATGGATCCGTATGTGTTCCGATTGATCTATTATTGA